The Desulfuromonadales bacterium genome contains the following window.
TTTTCCTGCACCGGGACGGAAATCGTACCCTTTCACCGGGCCCGCAACCGGGTGCTGGCCGAGGACCTGCTCTCCCCGGAAGACCTGCCGACCGGCCGTCGCTCCTCGATGGATGGCTACGCACTGCAGGCCGCCGACACCTTCGGCGCCGGCGAGAGCAGCCCCGCCTACCTCGACTGCAGCCGCACGCTGGAGGTCAACGAGTTTCCCGACTTCGCCCTGGTGCCGGGCCAATGCGCCTGGATCCCCACCGGAGGTTTTCTGCCGGCGGGGGCCGACAGCGTGGTGATGGTGGAATACACCCAGGAGATCGGCGCCGGTACCATCGAGGTCCGGCAGAGCGTGGCACCGGGGGAAAACGTCATGGAGCGGGGCGAAGACGCCGCCGCGGGCCAACTGGTTCTGACCGCCGGCAGCCGTCTGCGCACCCAGGAGGTGGGACTGCTGGCCGCCCTCGGCCTGGCCGAGGTGAGGGTGCACCGGCGCCCCCGGGTCGCCGTCCTCTCCACCGGCGACGAGTTGGTGCCGGTCGAGGGAACGCCCGCGCCGGGCCGCATCCGCGACGTCAACTCTCACACCGTCGCCTGCCTCGTCGAAGGGGCCGGGGGCGAAGTGCTCCCCCGCGGCATCGTCGGCGACGACCTGGAGCGACTGGCGCAGGCGCTGCAGGTTGCCTTGGAGCAAAGCGACGTGGTCTTTCTCTCCGGCGGCAGCTCCAAGGGGACGCGCGATCATACCATCGCCGCCCTGGAGGCACTCGCCGGAGCGGAGATCCTCTGCCACGGGGTGCGCATCAGCCCCGGCAAACCGACCATCCTGGCCCGGGTGGGAGAAAAAGCGGTGGTGGGACTCCCTGGCCAGGTCGGCTCGGCCCAGGTGGTGATGACCGTGCTGGGGCAGCCCTTCCTCCGCCACCTCGCCGGCGACCGCGAGGCCTTTGCCGAGCGGCTGCGGCCGCTGCACCGGGCGCGCCTCGCCCGCAACCTCGAATCGCGGCAGGGGAGGGAGGACTTCGTCCGGGTCCGCCTGGAGCCGGCCGCAGGCGGCCTCCCTTTGGCCCAACCGGTCCTCGGCAAGTCGGGGCTGCTGCGCACCCTGCTGCAGAGCGACGGCCTTCTCGTCATTCCGGCCGATGTGGAGGGCTTCCGGGAGGGGCAGGAAGTTGACGTCTGGATTCTCTGAGGAAAGGACGACCGTGTCGAGGCGCAATTTCTACCTGAAAACCATCCCGCCGGCCGAGGCCGTCGAAAAGGCCCGGGCCGCCCTCGACCGCGACCGGCTGGTGGGGACGGAGACCGTTGCCGTCTCCGAGGCCGCCGGCCGGGTCACCGCCGGCCCCGTCTATGCCCGCTACTCGGCCCCCGCCTTTCATGCCGCTGCCATGGACGGCATCGCGGTGCGGGCGGAAAAGACCTTCGCCGCCCGCGAAGGTAGTCCCCTGCGGCTGGAACCGGAGACGGACTTCCTGCCCGTCAATACCGGCGAG
Protein-coding sequences here:
- the glp gene encoding gephyrin-like molybdotransferase Glp; the encoded protein is MSQGFLKTLSRPEFQALLQTFSCTGTEIVPFHRARNRVLAEDLLSPEDLPTGRRSSMDGYALQAADTFGAGESSPAYLDCSRTLEVNEFPDFALVPGQCAWIPTGGFLPAGADSVVMVEYTQEIGAGTIEVRQSVAPGENVMERGEDAAAGQLVLTAGSRLRTQEVGLLAALGLAEVRVHRRPRVAVLSTGDELVPVEGTPAPGRIRDVNSHTVACLVEGAGGEVLPRGIVGDDLERLAQALQVALEQSDVVFLSGGSSKGTRDHTIAALEALAGAEILCHGVRISPGKPTILARVGEKAVVGLPGQVGSAQVVMTVLGQPFLRHLAGDREAFAERLRPLHRARLARNLESRQGREDFVRVRLEPAAGGLPLAQPVLGKSGLLRTLLQSDGLLVIPADVEGFREGQEVDVWIL